In Calliopsis andreniformis isolate RMS-2024a chromosome 9, iyCalAndr_principal, whole genome shotgun sequence, the genomic window AATTTATCTTCTTTGAAgagaatattttgaaatttaaaaatgttcatatgtagaaattttcaaactttaaatttattaattttttaattcagcagtttaaaatttttcatcttcaaaagctttcaaattttcaaaattttaaattttcaaatattcaaatattcaaattttcaaatattcaaatattcaaattttcaaattttcaaactttcgaaCTTTAGGATtctgaaactttcaaatttttaaatccttaaaaaattctaaaaattgaCTAAGAAGAATGTACCACTGTAAGGGACCTGTCCTCATTGGATACGAGAAATGCAACATATTATCACTGACCTTCCCATGAACAACTGATGCACTTCAGATAGGTATTCTTCATGATTCTATCGATCCATTTCAGTCGTTTCTTGTACCCCGGTATTGTCTCTCTCCTGGTATCCTCCGTATCCTTCCCTCTGGGTCTGGGTCAGTTCATGGCAGGCGACTTGAACACCCACGACCAAGTTCACGGTCTGTTCACCAACTTCACTTGGACCAAGGATGAGCTAGGAGTCGAGGAGATGAACATAGTCAAGCACTGGTCATCGCCTTACACCGATGTCTTCACTGGACTCCTCGGTTTCGTTGCGTTTACGGTAAGATTCGCTGCTCTCGTCGGTAAAGAGCCCTCTGCGTGTGCAACCATCCTTGATAAGCTAGGGAATCCTCAGTCGAGCAAAGGACTTTGATTTCAGTTCATCTTTTCTATTATAAGCTCGACGGTTCCTGTGCCATCGGGAATTTTCATCCCTGTGTTCAAAATCGGTGCAGCGCTGGGAAGAGCTGTGGGTGAAGCTATGGCCCTATGGTTTCCTAATGGTGTTCGTTATGGTGGAATAATAACACCTATCATACCAGGTAATGACGAAGTTCATCAAATTCACTCCATTTTTCTAAAGAGAATTTTTCTTCAGGGGGTTACGCTACTGTTGGAGCAGCTGCGTTCTCAGGCGCAGTAACTCATACCATTTCGGTGAGCGTCATCGTGTTCGAGATGACCGGACAAATCACCCACATAGTTCCCATTATGATAGCTGTGCTGATCAGCAACGCCATCGCCGCTCTTCTGCAGCCCAGTATATACGACAGTATCATTCTTATCAAGAAGCTGCCATACTTGCCAGACCTGCTACCGTCTAGCTCAGGTAGGTCATGTACTCTTAGTgattttattttgaatattacTGAAAGTTTCCTGTTATCTTTAACAAGCTTCTTGAAGGGACTTTCTTAATGAGGTAACGAAGCTATATAGATATttgattttttctttataatggtTACGATGGATGAAAATTTTTGCAGGAATGTACAACGTCTATGTCGAGGACTTCATGGTTCGCGATGTTAGGTACATTTGGCATGGCATTACGTATCAGAAGTTGAAGGAGATCTTGAAGGAGAATCGCAAACTTCGCGGCTTCCCGCTGGTTGACAATCCAGATTCGATGATTCTGCTTGGGTCCATACAGAGGCTGGAGCTGATCAAGCTGATTGAGAAGCATATAGGACGTGAAAGGAGATTACAGGTGATTATTACTGTATCAGTTTTCTATATTCTAAGTGTCACTCTAAATGTCTATTTGttaaaaattctattatatGTACTGTGGTTCTATATTAAAGAAAATCCTTTTTAACTGatttttatgttcatttattaATGCTGTCCTCCTAGTAGCTACTAATATATATAAAGATTTTTTAGTCTTAGAAGATGTGGCACTaagaatattaatttataaCAAAAATCGAGATTTCTAGAAGCTAGATCTCTTCTGTTCGCTTCAGGTGGCGCAAAAGTGGCACAAGGAAGCTGAAGAGAGAGCCCGCGAAGAAATGGAACGACAGTTGAGGGACCAAGAGAGGACCAGGAGACCCTCGAGGTTCGAAGTGATCCCAGCGCCAGATATTTTAAAGATGCAAAGGCAAAGCGTTAACGATCTAACGATGTCGCCAAACAACGGCACTGGTCCCGATCACGTGAGTCACACCCTTTTGACGTCAGTTAGCACAAATTGTGTACATTTGCTCGATTAACTAGACGTGTACCTACGTCATCGCGCTTGTCGGCTCCTCTTTCCACGATTTACACGTTGATTCATTGTCCTCCAGCATACCTATCACTCGCCTGTGTTCGGATCACAGCCGAAAAAGTCGATCTTAAAGAAGACCAACTCCTTCACTCTGAAGGGGTTCAGTCCGCTAGTCAGCCCAGCTGTTACCCCATACACGACTGTCACTGGAGCAGAGAGCAGGTAAATGATATTGACTTGGAGGAAGTGGATGTGGAAATAAAATATGTAgtgagaaaattaatttttttaatttatcagtataattagtTAGAAAAATAGGTTTCAAGGAAGAAAGGTAATAATTGTAGAAATGCAAATGATAAGCAGTAGTAGCAGTAAAcaacaaattttaataattcacATATGGAAAAGAAGTTCTTCTTCATTTTCAAAGCCTCTTTCTTATTTTAGAATACGCCTGGCTTTCGAGGCGATTTTTCGCAAATCCGCAACTCTCCAAGACGTAGACCCGGATCCAGAAATGGGATCTGGACCCGGTGTAAGGCGGGACAGCCAGGATTGCATAAACGTGACATCCCATACGCCCATGCTAGCACCTAGTCCAGCTACATCGAAGAAAGTACAACTGGTAAACCAATACACTTCAATTCTTAGCATCTTTTTAGACAAGATACTTCCGTGATGCAAATCTggtatcctcaatctaaaaaccAGTCGCCAATCACAAAGTAACTTGTCTAAAACATTCCTTCGTCAAAGTAaactcctaataatcataaccaaCTTATTAAAATATGTCCAGCCTCGCGAAAGGGTAATAGACATGTCAGCAGAGGATCAAAAGCGATGGGAGGAGAGCGAAATGGCACTAGAAGTCGACTTCTCCAGGTGCCATATCGACCCAGCGCCCTTCCAGCTGGTAGAAAGGACATCCTTGCTGAAGGTACACAGTCTGTTCAGCATGGTAGGCGTAAACCACGCCTACGTGACAGCTATCGGAAGGCTGGTCGGTGTCGTCGCGTTGAAAGAGGTTCGTTTAACCTTCGAGCACGACTCATCCTGCCCTATTCGTCCCGTGAATTATCTCTTTTGTCCATTCGCAGCTGAGGAAGGCGATAGAGGATGCAAATGCCGGCATCCTGCCCATGCACGCGGACTCCCACATCGGCGTGTCGAGCTCCAGTATCGCGAAGAGCGAAACAGACACGGAGAGCAAGAACGCCAGCACGATGAACTCGATTACTTCCGTTGATTGCGAGAAAGTGGAAAAAGTCTGAGGGCTAGGAGGAGGAAGAGTGGGAGACGAAGCAGGGAGATAAGTAGAAGCAAATATGTGATAGCCGCGCTGCGGAGAAACCCGCCGCGGCCTGAACGATGGCGAGGGTCGTGTCTTTTCAATAAACTACCCCCTTCCTTCCGCGATCGTCGACGCTCGCGGAGACCTCGAGCAACGAGCCCACTGGTAGCCAGTTTCTAACGCTCCTCTCGTACTTAACGACAAGAATCGTATTCTCCCTTCAAAAGGCTTCCAGAATCACGGATCCACGTTCCACGAAACGTGATGCTCCATTGGAAGCTTCGAAACCAGGTCTGGGTTACTGGGCTACCATGAGTAAGAAGGTCTTTGCTTGATCGTGAGCAGAGTCGAGAGCAAGTGACGTCGTTGATCTAGAAAGTAGAAAATTTAAGCTTTTGCCTTTGAAGAATGTCCCTATCGAAGGACTATGACCCTTGAAGGTGTGGCTAGCTCTTCGACGTTCTCTGCTCTCACTCGTCGGAAAATGCTTCGAAGAGCATCGAGTTCTATAGCAGGGTTTCTCAACCTTTTCTCAGCCCTGTGGCTCTCCGACAACAGGCCATCTCTGTGGACTCCTTTCCACTCTTTTCTTCCTATTACCTTTCATTTGACCCCGTTTTCCTTTTCTTCTCGCGGTCCCGATAATTTGCTGTCGGGACTCTTAGGAGACTACATGGATCTCGTTGAGAAACCTTGTTCTATAGCTTAGCCTTAAATGATCTTTGGCATGTTGCTAGTGGTGTTCGTGTAGAGAGAAGCTCCTCTGTTACCGAAGATTATTTCAGGGTGTACATCCTTCCTTTCCTTTTTTAGAGGCGGAGTCGCGGCAGTCTTGTAATATAGCATAATATAATTGtatagagagcgagagagagggagagtcaAGACGTGCGTATGTGAACGAATGTCGTGATATGTCGATGATTCCCATTCGTGATGTATATCAGTGCTCAAAGGGTCCTCGTCGATGCCAAAATGCCGAAACTCCTCGAACCTTAGGTATTATTAGACAGATCGCTGGTGCTGCAGTGATTCCTGACGAGTGGCTTTGCGTTTCGAGAATGAATCTGAAACGCAATGTGTCTATCGTGGTGGTAAATAGCAACGAGGATCGCGAAGCTGATCGATAACGTTTTCGCGTTCTAGAATAAACGCAAGTTAGTCAAAGAGTATACGCTGTCGAATGCTCCTATAGTATGTAATTATCTGACCATGGTTGTGCCAACCTATTTATTCTAATTCTTAGTCGTAATCTCTAAGCGCGCGAAAATCATCAAGTCATTGTAGGTCTGTCACACTCTTATTGATATCTTCGTGAAGTTTAGCCGAACTGTGAAAGAGTGAgtaaataaagaaaaagaatCGCCTCGAGTGTGTAAAATGCGCTGGCAAGGTTTCAGTGAAGATATTTTGCTAAACTGCGAAATATCTGTTTTAGCTAATTTAGCTGTTCGACGGAGGAATATCGTGTTCTAGTAGAAGATATTCTGATATCATCGTAGCATAATTTAAACGATACCTTAATTGATCATTAACGAACGTTTATCTAGGACCAGGGGCGGAGGACCAGGTTCTGATCGATAATGGACCGACTGTCTGCCGTTAATTAATTTAGGACAAACTTTCGTAGAGCATTTTACATTCCATCGAATACTGTTCATGGATGCATCCCATTTTATTGTAAATTTATGCGCGTCATAGACGTATCTCGTTGAAGCTTTATGTGACAGTAATCGTCAAACACGAGTACACTGTACAATCGGGAGAAGacattaaataatttattatgttATTTACACGTTGTGCTGTCAGATAGGTACTTGTTCCTCCCCTAGATCTATCAGGCTGCAATTCTGCAGCGCAATTAGTCGTTAAAACACTAAAGCTATCAACGAAACAGTCAATCAAGTCAAGCTGACgctttaatattaaaaaaatagtatGTGTCATTAACATGTAACATTACAATATTAATTAGTGTAATATATGGCGCATATCGCACGGACCCACAGCCTGGGTCATATTTTCAACAGAAGCCTAAAGATTAGGTGGCACGTTGCCTTGCAGCCTCGGTTTACTCTATTTGTCCAAGGTAAACCAGCCGTGTAAACACTTTGGCACCGGACCAGGAGTGTCGAAGGTAACTCTGGCGATTTCTTTGAATGTCACGCTGTCCAGAACCAGCAGTCCCACCTGTGTTTCCTTGTCTGACCACACGATTGCGCTTAACACCACACCGTCGTCTTCAGTCTTAAATGGTGGAGATATGTGAAAAGAAGAGTCAACATTGTACTTGGATAAGACGCTTACTTATATCCACGAGACTAGATCTGAGAGACCTACAGTGTTATAGCAAACAGCAGCGATAACATCAATAAGTGAAGAATGATTGCTTACCTTGCCATTTGGATTTGGTACAAAAATGGGCTCACTAGGATATACGTTCTTCTCACACCAAGTCTTTTTAGTCTTCTTCAAGATATCCACTTTGATAATCTGTAGAGTGAGTTTTATGTCTTACTGATAACAAAATTCAAGTTTTTACGATAGACAAAAGACAATAAAAGCGTAATTACTGTTCCAGGATTTTCCAAGTCCACGTCACTAGAAATTGCGTAAAAATAGCGATACTCTCTTCCAAGATAGGAATCATAATTAAGTCGTGGAGTTTCACAGCCCAAGTCGCAAAGAAGCTCTGGTTTTACGAAAATATTACCATTAGGGAGTCTGTGAGCAGTTGCTCGTCGCTGAAGAATATTTCTGTGATCATTCTTGCTAGTCTTGTTGGTATTCCCAGAGTTCTTGTTTACTGAAGGATTTTCTTTtacatcctcatcctcagaagaATCAGACACATCCTCGAACGCTTCTAAAGCCTGATTCACAGTCTTTACAGTGACTAGATTCTGATCTAGGGGTACGTTCGATTCTGGACGTTTCATGGGCATCACGAACCGTAAAGGTCTGCCCCGAAACATTTTTGCATAATCAGGATTCTTATGCATGTCCTACAGAAATGAAGAAACCTATACTTTCTGCCTGCAGtttcttaattttaaataatcatgTTGAAATATTACCTTCATTGCATCCACAAAGAGGCAGTTCAACATTTTTGCATCACGATAACAGCAAATATCCAGCACTATGTAATCACGATTACGTGTTTCAAATTGATTAATAATATGGAGGTAGAAGAATGGTTCAGCAACGAAGGTCCCCTCCAGCAATCCTGTATCCCTTGAAACCACGTGGATAAGAGTctgcaataaatataaaaatgatgTGGATACACTCTTCTGATACCACGATGGTACAACTTACGTTCTCGTTCTCATGCCACTTCAAAATAGCACACATTGGTTCCTGCTTCACTTTACAGGATAGTAAAGTAGGCAAGGAGACTGCTAAAGGTTGTTCGATAATTATGAAGTAGTTCTCAGTGATACCAAAAGTGTGCATGTATGCAGGATTTAACAGCCATCTAGATGGAATGCTAGCGACTATGGTAGCCTGGTCGAACATGGATAGCTTCTTCTCTTCCCCAAAATCGTCTAAAACAGGTGATCGAGGAATAGATAAAAAATACAAGTAGAATACCTGTGAAATATCTAGTGAAGTATCAACCCTTAAGGGTTAAATTGGAGAATTAGAATTATAAACAGATTGTTAACCAATAGTGATGCGACTGGGCGAGAAACACACGACATTATACATTGGTCCACGTGGCGTCACGCTCAACCCCGTGTTGTAAACTGTGCCATCATTCATTATGTGAGGGTGGGACGTGTGATTCACAATTCCCACATAATCAGACACTTTGACCTACAGAAAAGGAGAAAcatgatttatatttttttattacatgCAAATGCTTTTAAATCAACCAAGTGAAACCAAAGTAAAATGAGTTCGTGGAAGATCTGGTCCAGTTAATAACGAAGTGACATAAATAATAAAGATCACGCACCCTGGCTTTAGTATCCAAAGTTTCTGGATCGATACGATGAATTATTCCCGCTTCTGAGAACGTGTAGTACTCGTCGCCAAATGGGTAGACAGAGATCATCGAGTTATCGGAGTCGTCACTCGTGTTGAACACTGCTGCAACCCTGGAGAAAATTTATTGATCCCACATTTTCTGGAAATTCTGCTCCCTACGTTTTTTGAACCAGCAACTACCTTTGGAAAATACTCTTGCATGGGTCTGGAACAGCTTTAGTACCGAATTCAGTGACCACTATTCTCTGAGCAGCGGTGTTCTTCTTATAGACATCCGTCTGCACGAATTTGCATTGATAAGTGACCTCTCCATTGGCGATCGCGAATCTACGCGAAAGTTATTTAGATATTTAATGTCTGAAGCAATGCAAGACACATCGGCGTGGCAGACGTACCGATGCAACAAGGCGGAGCTATCGAACAGGTGGTTAAAGGTGTATTCCCCTACTTTCAAGCTTCCTGGTCCATTCCTCAGCAAAGTACCTTTTAACCAAGGGGGTATCTTCCCGATCAGCTTGCCAGGCAGCGGTTCTGGCACTTCCTTCTCGCAGGACCTTATCCATACGGAAGAATCACAGTTGGGGTAGTAATTATCTTTCTCCCCCTTGGCCCCACTCTCGGTGGATTTAAAACAGTCTTCACTATCTGTCAGCTATCAATAAGAATCACTTAATGAAATATTAGAAGCTTGCACGCTTAAAATGATAAGAATGATATATAAGGTGTTCGACTACAGGTGTCAGAAGGTTTAATAGGTGACTTTCCatgttaaaataaaatgaagtatAATTCAGCCTAAAGCCATAAAAATGTTGAATATCACTGGAAGATTTTTAGCATGAATTTTAATTAATGATGAGTAACGATGAGTAGAACTTTATTGCATCCACTAGTGGCCAGCACATAGAGTCAGTAGCACCTCATAAAACAGATAACACCATAGAGGCAATAGACACTTTTTAGCTATTGCCAACCACCCGAACTGTGAACTTACACAATACGAGGTCGTCGATAGTTTCAGCCGCTTCCTATGCAACAGACCGTCAAGACTATCCAACAAGGAGATCTCATTCACCGATTTCGATCTACTGCGCTTGGTTGATTTCATGGTGACCCGCGTCGGGAGAACTCGATGGAACATGGAGAACCAACAATGAACTGTTCACCGTTTTACTGTTCGCGGTTCGTCGACTAATAATCGCACGCGAGTCCTTCGACGTTACGTTTCCTCCTCGACATTTTCGTCAGTCGGTTCCGTAACCAATGGATCCAGAATCGACGACAAAATGTAATATACTCGCTTGTGGGTGAAGTCCATCGTTAGCTTCGGGGCTTCGACGGACGAATGACATTGTTCTAGTAATCTGCTGACCTTAAAATGAAGTTCCAGCCGTGATCCAATTAACGATACCGGTTGCTCGAAGCCCCGCTCGGAATCACGTGTGCTTCAACCCTTTCTCGAACTTTGCATCCCCTTGGCACGTGGTTGAATGAGCTGGATCTCACGTGTTAACGTTTCTAAATCTCATTCAGCATTCACGTAACGCTcgtatttaaatttaataaaatttgagAGACAAAACGTCGAAGTagcttttttcatttttatttatatgtatttgctTCGACGAGCTGCGAATCGTTTACCATCGCAGCAATGTTGGTATCTGCATTATCGACTTCTCATGAATGGAATTAGTTTCATGATTTCCCGCGAGAGGGGAGTGAAAGCTGTGTTAGGGGTTGTCCATTGTTTTCTCGAATCAGTATTCCATAAACGTGGATGGGGTTGGCAACGTGCACCAGGAAACTTCGAAATGTAGTAAATATTTATGAACCAGGAACTGAACGAATGAGCTGGAACTCTTTTCCTAGGATTTTCTTATAGGTAGCTATTCTTGTAACTTGAATATAATAGTTCCAGCATCTTGGTACATTGGACACACATTCCTTTATGTGAAAAGTGTTTTTTTTCTATGAGGAAAAATTCCACACAAAGATGCGTATTCTTTACGATGTATAAGTTATTCTAAAATGAATTTTCTCGAGGACAGACTTATATAAATACATTGCattcttttgcatcgtttatgcAAAAGAAATTTCATATTCGTATGATCTTATCTCATAGTACGCAGTTTGGAATAGCTTATGATATTGTGTTGTGACCATAAATTGCCAAAATGTCAATGATTTTGGTTCTGTAGTAAGTTTATTATCGTTTTAATGACAGACATCGCATGATAGTGCAACTCAAGCGGTTCAGTGATAAGACGAGAATTAGTCTACCACGATGATGGAAGCAGATGCAGTCAGTGGTGCAACCAGCTGTTTGGACGGGTAAACACAACATATTTCTATTTTACCGGAAACAAGCTGGCGATGCTGTGGTCCACAAGAGTCGAAACCGTCTCGCCTAGATTTTTCGAATTCTCAAATTCCGACATCTCGCCTTGAGAACACTTGCATTCGTTCGTGTAGTTAACCTCGCGAAAAACTCGTTCAATCGTTCAAATATACAATGGTTCAGTTGCTTGGCTGACAGCCAAAATTATTCGCGGAACGCCAAATGTGACGTGCAGCACTGCCATTAAAATTTCGATACCTAGCTTGCGGTAGTAATCGAAAGATAGATTTTCCCTTGGGAAATGTACACCCATTAAGTTTCATGACACaagatttttatttaaatatgttCCATTTGGATGCATTTATTTATTAGAACTGATAATTTTTTGCAAAGAATAGTTGCAGTTTTTTGCAAAGGATAATTGCGAATCAGATTCCCCTTTTACCGATTGATACTTTCTTATTGCTTC contains:
- the Ninab gene encoding neither inactivation nor afterpotential B is translated as MSEFENSKNLGETVSTLVDHSIASLFPLTDSEDCFKSTESGAKGEKDNYYPNCDSSVWIRSCEKEVPEPLPGKLIGKIPPWLKGTLLRNGPGSLKVGEYTFNHLFDSSALLHRFAIANGEVTYQCKFVQTDVYKKNTAAQRIVVTEFGTKAVPDPCKSIFQRVAAVFNTSDDSDNSMISVYPFGDEYYTFSEAGIIHRIDPETLDTKARVKVSDYVGIVNHTSHPHIMNDGTVYNTGLSVTPRGPMYNVVCFSPSRITIDDFGEEKKLSMFDQATIVASIPSRWLLNPAYMHTFGITENYFIIIEQPLAVSLPTLLSCKVKQEPMCAILKWHENENTLIHVVSRDTGLLEGTFVAEPFFYLHIINQFETRNRDYIVLDICCYRDAKMLNCLFVDAMKDMHKNPDYAKMFRGRPLRFVMPMKRPESNVPLDQNLVTVKTVNQALEAFEDVSDSSEDEDVKENPSVNKNSGNTNKTSKNDHRNILQRRATAHRLPNGNIFVKPELLCDLGCETPRLNYDSYLGREYRYFYAISSDVDLENPGTIIKVDILKKTKKTWCEKNVYPSEPIFVPNPNGKTEDDGVVLSAIVWSDKETQVGLLVLDSVTFKEIARVTFDTPGPVPKCLHGWFTLDK